TGTTTCATGATGTGGGCATTTCTGTCCACCGGGACAACCATGAGCTGTACAGCCTGCTGATCGCGCATGGGAAACTGCGGGAGCTGGTGGGAGAGCTGTTCCAGGAGCCTCAACGCACCATCGTTATCTCGGAGACCATGCATGCCATCATTGCTCACCGCGCCGACCAGCGCTGTCTGACCATCGAGGCCGGCGTGGTCAAGGTGGCGGACGCCCTGGACATGACGCAGGGGCGCTCCCGCATCCCGTTTGAGGCCGGCCAGGCCAACATCCATTCGGTGTCGGCCATGGCCATCGAGAACGTCAGCATTGAGAAAGGGGAGAAGACGCCCATCCGCATCGAGGTGACGATGAGCAACTCTGCCGGCATCTTTCAGCTCGACGAACTGCTCAAGCGCAAGCTGGCCAGCTCGTCCATCGCTCTCTACGTGCAGTTGCGCGCCCATATCGCCGGCGAGACGGAGAAGCGCATCCTCGATTTCTACACCCTGGGGGAATAGCCTATTCGCTCAGGCATTGGAGCAGGCGCCGGCTGAAGCGCAGTTGTTCGAGGCTGTGGGAGAGGATCATCTCCTCCTGGTCCCAGCGGTAATGGTACAGCAGTTCGCCGCCGGCGGCCGTGGACATATGCACTTCCGCCCTTTCCAGCCGGTCCATGTCCAGCCACTGAAGGGCATCGTGCTCGGATGGGGAGAGCCGCACCTCGCCGACGCGATACTCCCCCACATAGTCAATAAAGAGGATATCGCGGCCGTCGTGCAGGCCGGCCTCCACGATGCAGGGGGCCAGTACCGCGACATCCTCGAGGCCAGTTTCCTCCCGGATTTCCCGCTGTATGGCCGAAAGAGGGTTCTCGCCGGCCTCCACACGGCCGCCGGGCGGCACCCAGATGCGCGGCGGCTGTACCCGGTGCAGGAACAGCACCTCCCGGCCGGCCCGCCAGATGAGGACGGAGACCGCCACCAGAGGCCGCCAGTACGTTTCCCCCATTTTCAACCCATTCCTCCACACGCCGGCGCATCATTTTGTGGATAAACGGCGAGTTATCCACAGGAAACCGGGGCTAAACGCCAGGGTTTTCCACAGCTTGCCTGACAGCGCGGATGTTGATGATGGGCGCGACCACTGGCGTGACACAGCCCGTGCCCAGGATGAGCCGCCGGCCCCCCGTCTGGGCGATGGCGTCGGCCGCCTCGCGCTGTACGTCCGCCGGCGTGCCGCAGACCATGGTCTCCCACTGGCGCAGACCGCCGATAAGCGCGGCACTGGTGCGCGACAGGGCCTCCATCAGCGCCGGCGGCGTCTCGCGATCATGCCAGTTGATGGCCTGCACCGGATAGTCCGCCAGCAGGTCGAACATCACATCTGTGCCGTGGATGTGGAGCACGCAGAACCAGGCGCGCGGGCCGCATGCTTCCAGCACTCGCAGGTCAAAGGGCCGGCCGAAGCGGCGGTATTCCTCCTCGCTCATGATGCGGTAGGATGCGCTTTGCACCGCCAGGAAGATGCCGGCGGCGCCCGTGCCCATAACCTCTGCCACAAAGCGCTCGGTGGTGCGGGTGATGGTCTCCAGGCCGGCCAACAGGGCCTCCGGATGTGTGCGCATATGGATCAGCAGGCGCTCGTCGCCGGCCAGATAGCGCGCCTGGGCCAGGGGGTTGAAGATCGTCTGGACCAGCGGCGTGTCGGGAAGTTCCGCCGCCAGGGAACGCAGACATTCTAACTGCCGGCCCAGCGCGCCGCGCGTGACATCCAGCTCTTCCAGCCGGTACCAGTCCGCCGGCTCCTGCACCACACGCCGGCGGTAGCGCCGCGCTCCTTCGGGATTGCCATCGTAATAGTGCTCAACGCCCCAATCTTCCACACAGAAACTGCTGGCCGGCGAGACCTTGAGGAAGTCGAAGTCGAATTCCCGTTGGAATACTGCATGGGCCGCCGAGAGGGCCTGCGGGTCCTGGTCATCGCCGGGAAAGTGGCGCCAGAGCGCCACCGGCACGCGATCCGCCGGCTCTCCATGCACGACGGCTTCCAGGCGCTGGCGTTTATCCCATGCGCTCATTTTCGTCCTCTCCTGTGCTGATAGTGGTATCCTCCCAATCCGCCGGTGTCAGCCGCCGCCGGCTCCGCCGGTCCACTAACCCCGGACTGCGCAGGAGCACCATGGCGGCCACCAGCAGTAGCCCCAGCAGGATAAACACCGGCGCGCAGGGGAGACACGCGGCCGAGGCGGGCGGCGCTGGAAGCGGCGTCTCCGTCGGTGTCGGCGGGACAGCAGGGGTAGGGCTGACTGCCGGCGTGACTGTCTCCACCGGCAAAGGCACGGCCGTTGCTGTCGCGGACGGGGTGGTCGTCGCGCTGGGCGCCGGCGTGGCGGTATGGGTGGGCGTGGCCGGCGGTGTAGTGACGGTGGGGCTGACCGGCACGGCGGTGGGGCTGGCGGTCGGCGTCGCCCAAGTAGGTGTAGGAGTGGGGACGGCGCCGATCGGCGTCTCCGTCGGCGTTCTGGTCGGCGTGGATCGCGTGGGGGTGGCGGTGGGTGTTGCGGTCCAGGTGGGCGTCCCGCTCGCCGTCGGCGTCGCCGTGATGATGGGCGGCAGGACCGGTGGGAGCGGCGTGGGCGTATCGGTGGGCGGCGGCGCCGGCGTGAAGGTCGCGGTCGGGCGCGGTGTGGCAGTCGCGGTGGCGGTGGGCGTCGGCGCTGCTGTGGCCGTATGAGTGGCCGTCGGCGCCGGCGTATGGGTGGGTGTATGCGTCAGCGCCGGCGTAGCGGTATGGGTCGGCGTGGCGCTCGGCGCCGGCGTGTGCGTCGGCGTGGCGCTCGGAGACGGTGTATGCGTCGGCGTGGCGCTGGGCGCCGGCGTGTGCGTGGCCGTTGCTGTCGGAGACGGCGTGTTGGTCGGCGTAGCGGTCGGGGTTGCCGAGGGCGTCGGGGTCCATGTCGGCGTGGCTGTCTCGGTAGCCGTCGGCGTCGGGGTGGCGGTGTCCGTGGGCGTGGCGGTGGCAGTAGGCGTATGGGTGACGGTCGGCGTCGGCGTTTCTGTAGGAGTGGCGGTGGGGGTGGAAGTAGCGGTCGGCGTATAGGTGGGCAGGACGAACTGCACCGCCAGCGCCGGCCGGTTCGCGACGCCGGCGCTTTCTGCGCTGGCGATGTTGTACTGGACGCCGGCCGGCCCTTCGCCGCGCAGGATGACGCCGAAATTGGTCTCCGGGTTGGCCACCCACTGGCGCACCATATCGGTGATGTCAAACTCGTACCAGGTGCCGGCGCCCTGCAGGGTCTTCGCGTCGTTCGGCGGGGAAATATCCTCCCCCAGCGCCCGCGCCCCGGGCTGTGCCCAGGTGCTGTCGGCTGTGGCGAGCACCCAGGTGGCGCTCTTCTCATCCCAGACCCGCACGATCATGTGCGCCGAGGCCGCTATGATATTGGGGTTGCTCTGGCTGGAGACATATACCCGCAGGGTGGCGCGCTGGACCTGGGCGTCCCGTGGGATGGCACTGCAGTCGAAGCGGAACAGGCTGGCCATCCAGTCGCCGGAGCGCACTGCCAGGGAGGAGCTGAGGCTGTAGTTCTGGTCGGGGGTCCAGCCGCTGATATAGGTGTCCTGGGCGCCGGCGTATCCGCCCGTGCCCTGCCGCAGTATCAGCTCGAAGGGCACGCCGGGTGTGGGGGTGGCCGGCGTCTCCGTTGGGGTGGGGGTGAATGTGCGGGTCGGCGCCGGCGTCGGTGTGGGGGCGCCTGGGCCAGGAGTATCCGTCGGGGCCGGCGGCTGGGAGGCCGGCGTCGGCGTGCGGGTGGGCGTCGGTGGGAGCGGCGCCCCGGGGGTCGGGGTGCGCACGCCGGCGCGCCATTCATGCC
The DNA window shown above is from Anaerolineae bacterium and carries:
- a CDS encoding uroporphyrinogen decarboxylase encodes the protein MSAWDKRQRLEAVVHGEPADRVPVALWRHFPGDDQDPQALSAAHAVFQREFDFDFLKVSPASSFCVEDWGVEHYYDGNPEGARRYRRRVVQEPADWYRLEELDVTRGALGRQLECLRSLAAELPDTPLVQTIFNPLAQARYLAGDERLLIHMRTHPEALLAGLETITRTTERFVAEVMGTGAAGIFLAVQSASYRIMSEEEYRRFGRPFDLRVLEACGPRAWFCVLHIHGTDVMFDLLADYPVQAINWHDRETPPALMEALSRTSAALIGGLRQWETMVCGTPADVQREAADAIAQTGGRRLILGTGCVTPVVAPIINIRAVRQAVENPGV
- a CDS encoding phosphohydrolase; this encodes FHDVGISVHRDNHELYSLLIAHGKLRELVGELFQEPQRTIVISETMHAIIAHRADQRCLTIEAGVVKVADALDMTQGRSRIPFEAGQANIHSVSAMAIENVSIEKGEKTPIRIEVTMSNSAGIFQLDELLKRKLASSSIALYVQLRAHIAGETEKRILDFYTLGE
- a CDS encoding NUDIX hydrolase, producing the protein MKMGETYWRPLVAVSVLIWRAGREVLFLHRVQPPRIWVPPGGRVEAGENPLSAIQREIREETGLEDVAVLAPCIVEAGLHDGRDILFIDYVGEYRVGEVRLSPSEHDALQWLDMDRLERAEVHMSTAAGGELLYHYRWDQEEMILSHSLEQLRFSRRLLQCLSE